ACCTCGAGAAGGCCCGCGAGACGGGCGCGCTCGCGGCCCCGACCGAGCCGCTGTTTCGAACGCCGGACGGGGAGCCGATCGACCTCGAGTCGTTCGACCTCGTCCACCGGCGGGGCCGGCTCGCGCAGGTCAACATGTCGAGCCAGGGCGGCATCTGCGACGGGTTGCGCGAAGCCAGAGAACGGCGGTTCGGCGGCGAGGGGAGCGCCACGGGCGACGCCGAGACGGCGGACGACTGAGCCGCAGCGGGGCGACGCGGCCAACTCTCGGCTCGAGCGGCGCGTTCCTTAAATCCCGACCCAGAGCGGTTCGTCGGAATCGTTCTCGTCCGATTCGATGGTGTTCGAATCGTCGCTCTCGTTGCCGTCCCAGTCGGTCAGATCGAGTCCGCCGCCGGAGTCCTCGAGCGCGTCGCCGTCGGGCGTCGCCCACGGCATGACCTCGCAGCTTCGGTTCTCGAGGCCGGCCTCCTGGTCGACGAAGATGGCGGTCCGCATGTCGTAGTTACAGCGGATCGCGTCGCCGTCCTCGGGAATCGTCACCGTCTCGCCGTTGATGGTCATCGCGAGTTGGGCGCGCATCTCGGCGTCGGTGAACTCCTCGTTGTCGACGTGGGTCGCGAACCACGAGACGATGTCGTCGTTCTCCATTTCGGCGACGAACGTGATCTCGCGGGTTCCCTGCGGCGGAATCGTCGTGTCGGAGGCCGCGTCGAGCAACTCGACCTCGTGGGCGTCCCACTGGGCGACCATCCGGTCGTTGAACTCCATCTCGCCCGTCAGCGCGGGCGTCGGCAGCGGGTAGGCGTTCGGGTTGTGCACCTCGAACGTGAGGTGCAGTTCGGTCCGGTTCTCGGTGACCTCGCCCCACTCGGCGTCGGTGTCGCGGATTTCGACGGTCGGCTCGACCAACTCCTGCTGCGGGCCGGAGCCGGTCCGTACCGGCGACAGCGAGTGCTCGCCCTCCTGTGCCGCCAGCGACTCCTCGATCATCGTCTCGAGGTCCGTCTCGATCTCGTCTTCGTGGGTGTAGGAGGGCGACCCGGAGAACGGGCCGAGGCTGGCGTGGGCCGTCACGTCGGCCTCGAGGGCGCTCACCTCGTCGTTCCGGACGTGGGAGGCCCACCACGACGGCAATTGCTGGTACCGCATGTCCGTCCGAATCTCGGTCGTCGAGTTGCCCGAAGGCACCGCAACCCCGTCGACCGATCCGTTCGCGAGGTCGACGTCGTTCATCGAGAGGTCGTACTCGAGGGTCACGTCGTCGAGTTCGATCCCCGGATTCGGGTTGTCGATCCAGACCGTCGAGATCACCTCGATCCGTTCGTCGCTTACCTCGCCCCACTCGTTGTCCGCGAGGCCGGCGTCTGGGAGGCCGACGACGCCGGCGGCGTACAGTCCGCCGAGCGCGCCGGCGGAACAGACGCTGAGGACGAGGACGACCGACAGCACTCTCCTGATCATTCGTCCGGCCACAGGAACCGACGTCCAATATAGATGGTTGGTTCGAAATCGAGTATAAACGCCGAATTTGACACGATAGCGACGCGATCGAGCCGAAACGCGTCGCGTACTGACTCGAGTTTTGCAGTTCGCTGAGAACGGGAGCGGATGGACGCCGACGGCGGCGTCACAGTGGGACTACTTCTCGACCTCGAGCAGCGCGACCCGCTCGCGGACCAGCGCCGCGAGCGACGCGTCCGTCGCCTCGCGTTCGGCGTCGGTGATCTCGAAGAATTCGCACAGCGTCGCCTCGTCCGGCGACTCGAGCGTCGGCGTTCGTTCGACGAACGCCTCGAGGTCGGCGAGGTCGGCGATTGCGGCGGATTCGTTCCCGCCGCTACCGCGGCCGGACTGGCTATCGACCAGCACGACCGCCCGGTTCTCGCCCTCGTCGACGCCCATTGCGAGCGCGCGGTCGATCTGTCGGCGGCCGGCGGCGTACAGCAGGATCTCGACCGCGCGGTTCCGGGCGACGTTCTCGCCGCGGTCGATGGCCCGATCGGCCAGTTCGACGGCCCGCTCTACGTGCCTGCGGTCGGCGACGTAGCGGGCGTCGAACGCCTGGATCGTGACGTCGTGTTTGTCGCCGATCTCGTTGATCGCAGTGACGAACGAATCGAGGTCGTCGATTTCGAGGCGGCATTCGAGTAGCTCCATCAGAAATCACCCAGGCTGGACTGGCTCTCGTCGGCGTCGGCCGATTCGGCCGTCTCGGCGTCGTTGGCGTTCGGTTCGTCCCCAGCACTCGAGTCGCCGGTCGTCCCGCCGGCGTCCCCGCTCGCCGGCTCGACCTCGTCCATCGACGGGTCCTCGCGACCGGCGTTCTCGAGGATGTTCTCGGCCGTTTTCTTCCCCTTGAGTACGTTCAAGATGACGCCCTTGTCGGCGTTCCGGAGGTCCGCGGGCTCCTCGATGCCGGCCTCGTAGAGCCGGCGGGCGCGCTTGCGGCCGACGCCGCCGACCGAGACGAGCTCGAGTAGTTCGTCGCCGACGCCGTGTTCGACGCGGGCGCGGGCCTCCCGGACCGCGACGGTCCACTCGCTGTCGATCTCCCGCGCGAGCGACTCGGCGGCCCCGAGCAGCCACTCGGCGGTGTCGACCTTCCCGCGCAGGTCGCCGGGGCCGATCTTGTACCGCTCGGTGATGCGCTCCTCGTCGTCTTCTTCGGCCCAGTCCTCGAGCAGCTTCCCCGTCTTGAGGGCGGCGAGCCAGTCCTCGAAGCGCTCCTCTTCGAACTCGCTGGGCGCGTCGCCGAGCAGTTCGGCTTCTCGTTCGTAGTAGAGCTCCCCGAACTTCTCGTCCTCGCCCGATCGGAGGTAGAGTTCGTACATGTCCGGCGTGCGCGAGACCAGTTGGTAGAGTCCCAGCGCGGTCGGCCGGTCGTCGGCGCTCTCGAGGCCGTGAACGATCTCGGCGGCGCTCATCGGATCGAGGTAGAGCCGCGAGACGGTGTGACCGAGGCTGGTGGCCTCGAGTTCCTCCTCCCTGTCGTTTTGCTCGGCGAGATCGGCCGCAGAGGTGAACGCACCGTCGCCGGCGCCCGCGTCGCTCGCACCGCCGGAGCGCTCGATAAAGTCGTTCCGCTCGAGATAGTCCAGCACGTCGTCGGCGACGCGTTCGAGCCGCCCCGGCTCGCTGGACTGGCTCGCGTACAGCGTCGCCTCGAGGAACTCGAGCAGGCCCTCGCGGGTGCGGGCGAACCCGGACGCGATGGTCGCCAGCACGTGCGTCCGCAGGGCGGGTTCGGCCGCCAGCTTCGAGCGCACCGGCTCCGGGTCGGCCCAGACGTACCGGTCGAACAGCTCCTGACTCTCGTCGTGGTTCTTCGCCAGCAGGACGGCCTCGCCGTAGGGATCCAGTCCCGGCCGCCCCGCCCGGCCCATCATCTGGTGGACCTCGAGGACGTCCAGCGGGGCCATCCCGCCGGCGCTGGGGTCGAACCGCCGCCAGTCGCGGACGATGACGCGGCGAGCGGGCGTGTTGACGCCGGCCGCGAGCGTCGGCGTCGCCGAGATCACCTTCAGCAGGCGGTCGCGGAAGGCGTCCTCGACGATCGATCGCTGCGTGGAAGAGAGCCCGGCGTGGTGGAAGGCCGAGCCGCGCTCGACGCAGTCGGCCAGGTCCTTGCTGGTCTCTGTGTCGCTGTCGTCCCGAATCTCCTCGGCTAACTCGGCGAGTTGGTCCTCCTCTTCGGGTGTGAGTTCGCGGCTCGCAACTTTTCCTAGCCGGCGGGCGGCGGCTTCGGCGTTGCGCCGCGAGTTGACGAACACAAGCGAGGAGCCCCCCTCCTGCAGAATGTCCCGGACGAGCGCGGCCTCCTGCTTCTCCGAGCCCTCGACGGGCACTTCTCTGGTCGATCCGTCGTCGAAGTTCAGCGCGTTCCCGTAGTGGACGCCCATCCGGAGGTCGATCGGCCGCCAGTCGGTCTCGACCAGTTCGGCGTCGAGCCAGTCGGCGATTTCGTCGGCGTTGCCGACCGTTGCCGACAGCGCGACCGTCTGCAGATCGGGGTTGAGCTTGCGGAGTTTGGCGAGGGTCACCTCGAGCGTCGGCCCCCGATTCCGGTCGTCGATGAGGTGGACCTCATCGCTGACGACGCAGGTCAGATCGGAGAGCCAGTCCGCGCCGTTTCGCACGAGCGAGTCGACCTTCTCGCTGGTGGCGACGACGATGTCCTTCGTGGCGAGCCAGTCGCTGGTCGACTCGTAGTTGCCGGTCGCGACGCCCGCGGTCACGCCGAACTCCTCGTAGGCTTCGAACTCCGCCTTCTTCTCGCTGGCCAGGGCCCGCAGCGGGACGATGTACAGCGCCTTCCCGCCGCGCTGGACCGCCGACAGCATCGAGAGGGCGGCGATCATCGTCTTGCCGCTGGCGGTCGGCACCGCGGCGACGAGGCTGTCGCCCTCCGTCGCGCCGGCCTCGACGGCCTCGGCCTGTGGCGGGTAGAGCTCCTCGATACCCTGGTCCCGAAAGTGGGAGACGGCACCGGGTGGGAGCCCGGACAGCTCCTCGACGTTCATTACCCGCGTTTGGCGCGTGTCGCGGTTTAAACTGTCGTCTCCGGTCCCGTCGTTCGGACTCCCGGATCCGAGTCCGCGACCGGACGGACCGGTCCGCCGGCGCGTTCCGTCCGCGACTGCCGTCTACCGGATCGTCCCGGCAGTTCTCTCCGCCGATACCGTCCGAACCCCCAACCATTTAGACGAACGCGACGCGCTTCGCTGTATGCCCGAACAGCTATCGGACATCCAGCAGGCGATCGCGACGTCGCCGACGCCGGCCGCGGAGTTC
The DNA window shown above is from Halopiger xanaduensis SH-6 and carries:
- the cgi121 gene encoding KEOPS complex subunit Cgi121, whose product is MELLECRLEIDDLDSFVTAINEIGDKHDVTIQAFDARYVADRRHVERAVELADRAIDRGENVARNRAVEILLYAAGRRQIDRALAMGVDEGENRAVVLVDSQSGRGSGGNESAAIADLADLEAFVERTPTLESPDEATLCEFFEITDAEREATDASLAALVRERVALLEVEK
- a CDS encoding LEA type 2 family protein — protein: MIRRVLSVVLVLSVCSAGALGGLYAAGVVGLPDAGLADNEWGEVSDERIEVISTVWIDNPNPGIELDDVTLEYDLSMNDVDLANGSVDGVAVPSGNSTTEIRTDMRYQQLPSWWASHVRNDEVSALEADVTAHASLGPFSGSPSYTHEDEIETDLETMIEESLAAQEGEHSLSPVRTGSGPQQELVEPTVEIRDTDAEWGEVTENRTELHLTFEVHNPNAYPLPTPALTGEMEFNDRMVAQWDAHEVELLDAASDTTIPPQGTREITFVAEMENDDIVSWFATHVDNEEFTDAEMRAQLAMTINGETVTIPEDGDAIRCNYDMRTAIFVDQEAGLENRSCEVMPWATPDGDALEDSGGGLDLTDWDGNESDDSNTIESDENDSDEPLWVGI
- a CDS encoding ATP-dependent DNA helicase, giving the protein MNVEELSGLPPGAVSHFRDQGIEELYPPQAEAVEAGATEGDSLVAAVPTASGKTMIAALSMLSAVQRGGKALYIVPLRALASEKKAEFEAYEEFGVTAGVATGNYESTSDWLATKDIVVATSEKVDSLVRNGADWLSDLTCVVSDEVHLIDDRNRGPTLEVTLAKLRKLNPDLQTVALSATVGNADEIADWLDAELVETDWRPIDLRMGVHYGNALNFDDGSTREVPVEGSEKQEAALVRDILQEGGSSLVFVNSRRNAEAAARRLGKVASRELTPEEEDQLAELAEEIRDDSDTETSKDLADCVERGSAFHHAGLSSTQRSIVEDAFRDRLLKVISATPTLAAGVNTPARRVIVRDWRRFDPSAGGMAPLDVLEVHQMMGRAGRPGLDPYGEAVLLAKNHDESQELFDRYVWADPEPVRSKLAAEPALRTHVLATIASGFARTREGLLEFLEATLYASQSSEPGRLERVADDVLDYLERNDFIERSGGASDAGAGDGAFTSAADLAEQNDREEELEATSLGHTVSRLYLDPMSAAEIVHGLESADDRPTALGLYQLVSRTPDMYELYLRSGEDEKFGELYYEREAELLGDAPSEFEEERFEDWLAALKTGKLLEDWAEEDDEERITERYKIGPGDLRGKVDTAEWLLGAAESLAREIDSEWTVAVREARARVEHGVGDELLELVSVGGVGRKRARRLYEAGIEEPADLRNADKGVILNVLKGKKTAENILENAGREDPSMDEVEPASGDAGGTTGDSSAGDEPNANDAETAESADADESQSSLGDF